The genomic DNA CCGGCTGAGCGCCGCCGACCAGCACCGCGTGTTCGAGCCGTCGAAGGTCGCCGGGGTGCGACGGCGGGTCGTGCTGGCGACCAACGTGGCGGAGACGAGCCTGACCGTGCCGGGCATCCGGTACGTGATCGACGCCGGCACCGCGCGCATCAGCCGCTACTCGGTGCGTTCGAAGGTGCAGCGCCTGCCGATCGAGCCCATCTCGCAGGCGTCGGCGAACCAGCGATCGGGGCGGTCGGGGCGCACGAGCGACGGCATCGCGATCCGGCTGTACTCCGAGGACGACTTCGATCGGCGGCCCGAGTTCACCGACCCCGAGATCCTGCGCACCAACCTGGCGGCGGTCATCCTGCAGATGGCGTCGCTCGGACTCGGCGCGGTCGAGGAGTTCCCGTTCCTCACGCCGCCCGACGCGCGCGGCGTGCGGGACGGGCTCGAGCTGCTGCGGGAGCTGGGGGCGCTGGAGGACGGGCTCCCTTCGACAGGCTCAGGGAGCTCCGCAGGCTCAGGGAGCTCGACAGGCTCAGGGAGCTCGACAGGCTCCGGGAGCTCCGCAGGCTCAGGGAGCTCGACAGGCTCAGGGAGCGAGGGGCCGCGGCTCACGCGGATCGGGCGGCAGCTCGCGCGACTGCCGATCGAGCCGCGCTTCGCACGCATGGTGCTCGAGTCGAAGGCGCAGGGCGTCAGCCGCGAGGTGCTCGCCATCGTCGCCGGGCTCACCATCCAGGATCCGCGCGAGCGTCCGCTCGAGCAGCGCGAGCAGGCGACCGCCGCGCACGCTCGGTTCGTCGACCCGACCAGCGACTTCCTCACCCTGCTGAACCTCTGGAACCACCTCGAGGAGCGCCAGCGCGAACTCTCGGGCAGCGCGTTCCGCCGGCTCTGCAAGGCCGAGTATCTGAACTACCTGCGGATCCGCGAGTGGCAGGACCTGTACCGCCAGCTCGTGCGGCTCGCGAAGCCGCTCGGGCTGCACGTGGCCGCTTCGACCGGCTCGGCGGGCGGGGTCGCGTCGAACCCCGACGGCATCCACCGAGCGCTGCTCGCGGGGCTGCTGTCGCAGCTCGGCATCCGCGACGACGCGCGTACCTCCTCGGGCCGCGGCGGGGCCGGGCAGGCCCGCGAGGCCGAGCGCAAGGGCCGCCGGCAGATCGCCGAGTTCCTGGGCGCGCGCGGTACCCGGTTCGCCGTGTTCCCGGGTTCGGCGCTCGCGAAGAAGCCGCCGCAGGCGCTCATGAGCGCCGAGCTCGTCGAGACCAGCCGCCTCTTCGCGCGGATGAACGCGGCGATCGACCCGGCGTGGGCCGAGCCGCTGGCCGGCCCGCTCGCCAAACGCTCGTTCAGCTCGCCGCGCTGGGAGCGCAAGCAGGGCGCCGCCGTCGCCGACGAGAAGGTCGTGCTGTTCGGCGTGCCGATCGTGCCGAAGCGGCGCATCCAGCTCGCCCGGGTCGACGCCGCGCTCGCGCGCGACCTGTTCGTCCGCCACGCGCTCGTCGAGGAGGACTGGGACTGGGGCACGCTCGACAAGCGGGTGTTCGCCTTCGTGCGGCGCAACCGCGACCTGCGCCGTGAGCTCGGCGAACTCGAGGAGCGGACGCGGCGGCGCGACATCCTGGTCGGCGACGAAGCGGTCGTCGCCTTCTACGACGCCCGCGTCCCGGCCGACGTCACCGACACGCGCTCGTTCGAGCGCTGGTGGCGCGGCGAGCAGCGCCGGCAGCCCGACCTGCTCACCATGACCGCCGCCGACCTGCTCGGCGAGGAGCCCGAGACCCGCGACGACGGGTTCCCCGACCGGTGGCGCCAGGGCGACCAGACCCTGAAGCTCGCCTACCGGTTCGAACCCGGCGCCGCCGACGACGGGGTGACGGTGATCGTGCCGCTCGTGCTGCTGCCGCGCCTGGACGCGACGGGCTTCGACTGGCAGGTGCCCGGGCTGCGCGACGAGCTCGTCACCGCGATGCTGCGCACCCTGCCGAAGGTGCTGCGGCGGCAGGTGGTTCCGGCCGCCGAGTGGGCGGCGAAGATCTCGGCCGAGCTCCCCGACGGCCCCGAGCGCGGCACCGCTCGCGAACCGTTCGCCGCGGTCGTCGCCGCCGTCATCAAGCGGCTCACGTTCGCCCCGGTCACGGCCGACGACTTCGACCTCGACCGGGTGCCGCCGCACCTGCGGGTGACGTTCCGCGCGGTCGACGATCGCGGCCGCACGGCCGGCAGCGACAAGGACCTCGCCGCGCTCCAGGCGCGGCTCGCGGATCGCGCAGGCAAGGCGGTCGCCGCGACCTTCGGCCGGTCGGATGCCGCGGCCGCGCGCCGCGACGGCGGGCGGCGCGGGCCCGTGGCATCCGACCTGCCCGACGACACCGGCGGGTTCGCCGAGGCGACCGGTCGCACCGCGTGGGAGTGGGACGCGCTGCCGGCGCACGTCGACACCCGGCGGGGCGGCAACGTGGTGCGCGCGTACCCGGCGATCGTCGACGACGGGGCATCCGTCTCGCTGCGGCTGCTGCCGACCGCCGAGGAGCGCGACCGCGCATCGCGACGCGGCGTCCGCCGGCTGCTCGTGCTCGCGACGCCCTCGCCGGTCGCCTACGTGCAGGAGCACCTCTCGAACGAGGAGAAGCTCGCCCTCGCGGCGAGCGCGTACGCCGGGCCGCGGGCACTGCTCGACGACGCCCTGCTCGCGGTCGTCGACGC from Agromyces larvae includes the following:
- the hrpA gene encoding ATP-dependent RNA helicase HrpA, whose translation is MTRVAASDSPFAVRDHATAAAVRWNAMPAAIPVISYPPELPVSAQREEIARAVREHQVVIVAGATGSGKTTQLPKICLELGRTSIAHTQPRRIAARTIAERVAEELGSEVGDLVGYQVRFTDRVSEQTAIKVMTDGILLNEIHRDRELRRYDTIIIDEAHERSLNIDFLLGYLKRLLPRRPDLKVIITSATIDPESFARHFADASERPAPVIEVSGRTYPVEVRYRPLVAERGPSTGSGTDGDDDEGAAEEDRDVQRGILDALDELDREAPGDVLVFLSGEGEIRDAEQAVRAHTTRRGAAGLTEVLPLYGRLSAADQHRVFEPSKVAGVRRRVVLATNVAETSLTVPGIRYVIDAGTARISRYSVRSKVQRLPIEPISQASANQRSGRSGRTSDGIAIRLYSEDDFDRRPEFTDPEILRTNLAAVILQMASLGLGAVEEFPFLTPPDARGVRDGLELLRELGALEDGLPSTGSGSSAGSGSSTGSGSSTGSGSSAGSGSSTGSGSEGPRLTRIGRQLARLPIEPRFARMVLESKAQGVSREVLAIVAGLTIQDPRERPLEQREQATAAHARFVDPTSDFLTLLNLWNHLEERQRELSGSAFRRLCKAEYLNYLRIREWQDLYRQLVRLAKPLGLHVAASTGSAGGVASNPDGIHRALLAGLLSQLGIRDDARTSSGRGGAGQAREAERKGRRQIAEFLGARGTRFAVFPGSALAKKPPQALMSAELVETSRLFARMNAAIDPAWAEPLAGPLAKRSFSSPRWERKQGAAVADEKVVLFGVPIVPKRRIQLARVDAALARDLFVRHALVEEDWDWGTLDKRVFAFVRRNRDLRRELGELEERTRRRDILVGDEAVVAFYDARVPADVTDTRSFERWWRGEQRRQPDLLTMTAADLLGEEPETRDDGFPDRWRQGDQTLKLAYRFEPGAADDGVTVIVPLVLLPRLDATGFDWQVPGLRDELVTAMLRTLPKVLRRQVVPAAEWAAKISAELPDGPERGTAREPFAAVVAAVIKRLTFAPVTADDFDLDRVPPHLRVTFRAVDDRGRTAGSDKDLAALQARLADRAGKAVAATFGRSDAAAARRDGGRRGPVASDLPDDTGGFAEATGRTAWEWDALPAHVDTRRGGNVVRAYPAIVDDGASVSLRLLPTAEERDRASRRGVRRLLVLATPSPVAYVQEHLSNEEKLALAASAYAGPRALLDDALLAVVDAELRARHPDGLLRTRAEFDAVRDAVAAVVMDRMFETAALAARILKLAREADKAISKAASLTLMSPLADARSQLESLVPAGFVSATGLDRLRHLPRYLEAIILRVRKLQDDPGRDRRSLTEVEEATKTFADAGGRIPIDPDADPRLVRVRWMLEELRVSLFAQELRTAEAVSIQRIRKALSS